A genomic segment from Pistricoccus aurantiacus encodes:
- the argC gene encoding N-acetyl-gamma-glutamyl-phosphate reductase produces MIKVGIVGGTGYTGVELLRLLAQHSEVEVDVITSRSEAGMRVDELYPNLRGHYPGLAYSEPDARRLGNCDAVFFATPHGVAHALAGELLEQGTRVIDLSADFRLQDADEWANWYGQPHGATELLTQAVYGLPEINRDAIRQARLIAVPGCYPTAVQLGFIPLLEQGLLDTKRLIADCKSGVTGAGRGAKVSFLLAEASESMKAYGASGHRHLPEIRQGLDRAAGSDVGLTFVPHLTPMIRGIHATLYGHLTREPEDLQALFEARYRDEPAVDVMPPGSHPETRSVRGTDICRLAVHRPGDGDTVVVLAVIDNLVKGASGQAIQNLNLMFGFDEMLGLGAAALMP; encoded by the coding sequence GTGATCAAGGTAGGAATCGTCGGCGGCACCGGCTATACCGGTGTCGAATTATTGCGTTTGCTGGCGCAGCATTCAGAGGTCGAGGTGGATGTCATCACCTCGCGTTCCGAGGCGGGTATGCGGGTCGACGAGCTTTATCCCAATCTGCGTGGTCACTACCCGGGGCTGGCCTACTCGGAACCGGACGCCCGACGGCTGGGAAACTGCGACGCGGTCTTCTTTGCCACGCCCCACGGCGTGGCCCACGCCCTGGCCGGCGAGCTTCTCGAACAGGGCACCCGAGTCATCGATCTCTCCGCGGACTTTCGGCTGCAGGATGCGGATGAGTGGGCGAACTGGTACGGCCAGCCCCACGGCGCGACGGAACTGCTGACCCAGGCGGTCTACGGCCTGCCCGAGATCAATCGAGACGCGATTCGCCAGGCGAGGCTGATCGCCGTGCCTGGCTGCTACCCTACCGCGGTACAGCTGGGATTCATTCCCTTGCTGGAACAGGGTCTGCTCGACACCAAACGGCTGATCGCCGATTGCAAGAGCGGCGTGACCGGCGCCGGCCGCGGGGCCAAGGTCAGCTTCCTGCTGGCAGAGGCCAGTGAGTCCATGAAGGCCTATGGCGCCAGCGGCCATCGTCATCTACCAGAGATCCGCCAGGGCCTCGACCGGGCCGCGGGAAGCGACGTCGGCCTGACCTTCGTGCCGCATCTGACACCGATGATTCGTGGCATTCACGCCACCCTCTACGGTCACCTGACCCGAGAACCCGAGGATCTCCAGGCCCTGTTCGAAGCACGCTATCGAGACGAACCGGCGGTGGACGTGATGCCGCCGGGCAGTCATCCGGAAACCCGCAGCGTCAGGGGCACCGATATCTGCCGACTGGCGGTACATCGTCCGGGCGACGGCGATACGGTGGTGGTGCTGGCGGTCATCGACAACTTGGTCAAGGGAGCGTCCGGACAGGCAATTCAGAACCTGAATCTGATGTTCGGCTTCGATGAAATGCTCGGCTTGGGCGCCGCGGCATTGATGCCATGA
- the erpA gene encoding iron-sulfur cluster insertion protein ErpA, which produces MSVAQSFEPGSFKPLQLSDGAKRRLRALIAEEGNQDLKLRVFVTGGGCSGFQYGFDFADTASDEDTLIEFEDVAMLVDPLSYQYLVGSTVDFEEGLAGARFVINNPNATSTCGCGASFMV; this is translated from the coding sequence ATGAGCGTTGCACAGTCTTTCGAACCGGGTTCCTTCAAGCCGTTGCAGCTTTCCGACGGCGCCAAGCGTCGCCTACGCGCCCTGATCGCGGAAGAAGGCAATCAGGATCTCAAGCTGCGCGTCTTCGTCACCGGCGGCGGCTGCTCCGGCTTCCAGTACGGGTTCGATTTTGCCGATACCGCCTCGGATGAGGATACCCTGATCGAATTCGAGGATGTGGCCATGCTGGTGGATCCGCTTTCCTACCAGTATCTGGTCGGTTCCACCGTGGATTTCGAGGAAGGCCTGGCCGGGGCGCGCTTCGTGATCAACAATCCCAACGCCACCAGTACCTGCGGATGCGGCGCTTCCTTTATGGTGTGA
- a CDS encoding transporter substrate-binding domain-containing protein: MRSLVLRSSTLFAALALSAGLTTTASAETLRVVTDPSFVPFEMMDQESGEMIGFDMDIIREVAERAGFDIEIQTMDFNGIIPAVQTGNVDIAIAGITITDERDEVVDFSDPYYDSGLRILVGANNDDITSFDDLEGKRIGTKIGSTSYDYLQENLGDSANITPYPGSADMYIALLGGSVDAVFYDAPNVGYFSTTRGEGRAKVVGPLYEGQQYGIVFPQGSQWVEPVNEALTAMQEDGTYDEIHTKWFGESEEK, from the coding sequence ATGCGATCACTTGTTCTGCGTTCTTCCACGCTATTCGCTGCTCTCGCCCTGAGCGCCGGTTTGACCACCACCGCCAGCGCCGAAACCCTGCGGGTTGTCACCGATCCAAGCTTCGTGCCTTTCGAGATGATGGATCAGGAAAGCGGCGAAATGATCGGTTTCGACATGGACATCATCCGTGAGGTCGCCGAGCGCGCCGGCTTCGATATCGAGATCCAGACCATGGATTTCAATGGCATCATTCCCGCGGTACAGACCGGCAATGTGGATATTGCCATTGCGGGCATCACCATCACCGACGAACGCGATGAAGTGGTGGATTTCTCCGATCCTTACTATGACTCCGGTCTGCGTATCCTGGTCGGCGCCAATAACGACGATATCACCTCCTTCGACGATCTCGAAGGCAAGCGCATCGGTACCAAGATCGGCTCCACCAGCTATGACTACCTGCAGGAAAACCTGGGCGACAGCGCGAATATCACGCCTTATCCAGGCAGTGCCGACATGTACATCGCCTTGCTGGGCGGCAGTGTCGACGCGGTCTTCTACGACGCCCCCAACGTCGGCTATTTCTCCACCACCCGGGGCGAAGGCCGCGCCAAGGTGGTAGGCCCCTTATATGAAGGCCAGCAATACGGCATCGTCTTTCCCCAAGGCAGCCAGTGGGTCGAACCGGTCAACGAGGCCTTGACCGCCATGCAGGAAGATGGCACCTACGATGAAATCCACACCAAGTGGTTCGGTGAAAGCGAAGAAAAATAA
- the hemJ gene encoding protoporphyrinogen oxidase HemJ: MYLGLKALHLVAVVTWFAALFYLPRLFVYHAMARDKGDTQAIDYFLVMERKLYRGIMTPSMIAVVVFGVGLLVLVPSYLGQGWLHIKLVLVVLLIGYHYLCLRYLKQLAAQRCQKTQVFFRWFNEAPVLVLLAVVFLAIFKPF; the protein is encoded by the coding sequence ATGTATCTAGGACTCAAGGCATTACATCTGGTCGCGGTGGTGACCTGGTTCGCGGCGCTGTTCTATCTGCCGCGCCTGTTCGTCTATCACGCCATGGCCCGGGACAAGGGCGATACTCAGGCGATCGACTATTTTCTGGTCATGGAGCGCAAGCTGTATCGTGGCATCATGACGCCTTCGATGATCGCGGTGGTCGTGTTCGGCGTCGGCCTGCTGGTCCTGGTGCCGAGCTATCTGGGCCAAGGCTGGTTGCATATCAAGCTGGTGCTGGTGGTCCTGTTGATCGGCTATCACTATCTGTGTCTCAGATATCTTAAGCAGCTTGCGGCCCAGCGCTGTCAAAAGACCCAGGTGTTCTTTCGCTGGTTCAACGAGGCGCCGGTGCTGGTGCTGTTGGCCGTGGTGTTTCTCGCCATATTCAAGCCTTTTTGA
- the thiD gene encoding bifunctional hydroxymethylpyrimidine kinase/phosphomethylpyrimidine kinase, producing the protein MRRLPAVLVLSGHDPSSGAGLVADAEAIGACGAWPLTVPTALTVQDSRDVLAVMPCSGDDMRAMAQALGEFEIAAIKVGLVASLDALDAVVDIVKAHPGIPLVVDPVLKAGGGRELSTQQLIDVFRERLLPLVDILTPNRLELRRLGAGSNDSDTDRAVALLRLGCQAVLVTGTDDPLPESARDKVVHTLHTPDSGRQWQWPRLAGSFHGSGCTLAAAIAARLAAGESLINACEQAQRFTWQALREGWKPGEGQALPRRLWQCDDVATWRE; encoded by the coding sequence CTGCGACGGCTACCGGCGGTGCTGGTGCTTTCGGGACACGATCCGAGCAGTGGCGCCGGGCTGGTGGCAGACGCGGAAGCCATCGGCGCCTGCGGCGCCTGGCCGCTGACCGTCCCCACCGCCCTGACGGTGCAAGACAGCCGCGACGTCTTGGCGGTCATGCCTTGTTCCGGCGACGACATGCGTGCCATGGCGCAAGCCCTCGGGGAGTTCGAGATCGCCGCCATCAAGGTGGGTCTGGTGGCGAGCCTGGACGCTCTCGATGCGGTAGTGGATATCGTCAAGGCCCATCCCGGTATTCCGCTGGTGGTGGACCCGGTGCTCAAGGCGGGAGGCGGGCGAGAGCTGTCCACTCAGCAACTCATCGATGTCTTTCGCGAACGGCTGCTGCCGCTGGTGGATATCCTGACGCCCAACCGTCTGGAACTCAGGCGTCTCGGCGCCGGGTCCAATGATAGCGACACGGACCGTGCCGTCGCCCTGTTGCGGCTGGGATGCCAGGCGGTACTGGTGACCGGCACCGACGACCCGCTCCCGGAAAGCGCTCGGGACAAGGTCGTGCATACCCTGCATACCCCGGACAGCGGCCGCCAGTGGCAGTGGCCCCGGCTGGCGGGTAGCTTTCACGGTTCCGGCTGCACCCTGGCGGCGGCTATCGCCGCGCGGCTGGCCGCCGGTGAAAGCCTGATCAACGCCTGCGAACAGGCCCAGCGTTTTACCTGGCAAGCCTTGCGTGAAGGCTGGAAGCCCGGTGAAGGCCAAGCATTACCGCGACGTTTGTGGCAATGTGATGACGTTGCGACATGGCGAGAATAA
- a CDS encoding chloride channel protein, producing MPRLRFTSSSLDAFRRQLAGVDALPQLCLLGALAGLITGGLMVAFRQLMSLGAMAFLPGGSPEAFEQLPPLARSLLPLLAVGLIGLWMWRQPPTGRSIGVAHVIERLSYHQGRFPLRNWLTQWWVGLVSVLGGLSAGREGPAIHLGAAAASGVGERLKLPHNSLRVLAACGVAAGIAASFNTPIAGVIFAMEVVMMEYTITGFMPVILASSLSALVAQLVYGSEPAFPIPGLNLKSLMDIPWIVVSALLIGLLAGLFVRIGKLGPHLKVIPVWWRYLIVAASVGITAWWYPQVQGMGYDILGQTLTDQVAVDVLAAVVIGKLVLTAGTVAMGIPVSIIGPILVIGGAAGTLCGLLGMVLMPETASSPELYTMLGMAAMMGAVLQAPLAALMALLELTHNPNIIMPGMLSVVVAGLTARQLCRCQGFFITVAGQHLNQVQHSLQRALARVSVQAVMERNIKATYRRIRREEAKKLLEGEPIWIVILRSSDDKPTLALKGADLVKVLFDEELAAEEEIDLLDIPGQRLDVAAIPIRATLGEALNRLEEATLDALFVEASFGPPEQRIFGIITREAIENYYRYKS from the coding sequence GTGCCACGTCTTCGTTTCACTTCGTCGAGTCTGGATGCTTTTCGACGCCAACTGGCTGGCGTGGATGCCCTGCCTCAGCTTTGTCTGCTGGGGGCTCTAGCAGGTCTGATCACCGGCGGCCTGATGGTGGCATTCAGACAGTTGATGTCGCTGGGAGCCATGGCGTTCCTGCCCGGCGGCAGTCCCGAGGCCTTCGAGCAACTGCCTCCTCTGGCTCGTTCGCTGCTGCCGCTGTTGGCGGTGGGCCTGATCGGGCTATGGATGTGGCGACAGCCGCCGACGGGACGCTCCATCGGCGTTGCCCATGTCATCGAGCGCCTTTCCTATCATCAGGGCCGCTTCCCCCTGCGCAACTGGTTGACCCAGTGGTGGGTTGGTCTCGTTTCCGTGCTGGGAGGATTGTCCGCAGGCCGGGAAGGACCGGCAATTCATCTTGGTGCGGCGGCGGCGAGCGGGGTGGGCGAGCGTCTGAAACTGCCGCACAATAGTCTGCGGGTACTGGCCGCCTGCGGCGTCGCGGCGGGGATCGCCGCCTCCTTCAACACGCCTATCGCCGGGGTAATCTTTGCCATGGAAGTGGTGATGATGGAATACACCATCACCGGTTTCATGCCGGTAATCCTCGCTTCCAGCCTGAGCGCACTGGTCGCGCAACTGGTCTATGGTTCGGAGCCTGCGTTTCCGATTCCCGGTCTCAACCTGAAATCCTTGATGGACATTCCCTGGATCGTCGTCAGTGCGCTGTTGATCGGCCTGCTGGCGGGGCTTTTCGTGCGTATCGGCAAGCTGGGTCCGCATCTCAAGGTCATCCCCGTCTGGTGGCGCTACCTGATCGTGGCGGCGAGCGTCGGCATTACTGCCTGGTGGTATCCCCAGGTTCAAGGCATGGGCTACGACATCCTGGGGCAGACCCTGACCGACCAGGTGGCCGTAGATGTGCTGGCGGCGGTGGTCATCGGCAAGCTGGTACTGACCGCGGGGACGGTGGCGATGGGCATTCCGGTAAGCATCATCGGTCCAATTCTGGTGATTGGTGGGGCCGCGGGCACTCTGTGCGGGCTGCTGGGGATGGTCCTGATGCCGGAGACCGCCTCGAGCCCGGAACTTTATACCATGCTGGGCATGGCGGCGATGATGGGAGCCGTGCTGCAGGCGCCGCTGGCCGCCCTGATGGCGTTGCTCGAATTGACCCACAATCCCAATATCATCATGCCGGGCATGCTGTCCGTGGTAGTGGCCGGGCTTACCGCTCGCCAGCTGTGTCGTTGCCAGGGTTTCTTCATTACCGTGGCGGGGCAGCATCTCAACCAGGTACAGCATAGCCTGCAGCGCGCGCTCGCCCGAGTATCGGTGCAGGCGGTCATGGAACGCAATATCAAGGCGACGTACCGTCGAATTCGGCGTGAGGAGGCCAAGAAACTACTGGAAGGCGAACCGATATGGATCGTCATTTTGCGCTCCTCGGACGACAAGCCGACCTTGGCCCTCAAAGGGGCGGATCTAGTTAAGGTACTGTTCGACGAGGAACTAGCGGCGGAGGAAGAAATCGATCTGCTCGACATACCGGGTCAGCGACTTGACGTAGCGGCGATTCCAATTCGCGCCACCCTAGGCGAGGCGTTGAATAGGCTAGAAGAGGCAACTCTGGATGCCCTCTTCGTCGAGGCCTCTTTCGGTCCGCCGGAGCAGCGAATTTTCGGTATCATCACCCGGGAGGCCATCGAGAACTATTATCGTTACAAAAGCTAG